Proteins from a single region of Hordeum vulgare subsp. vulgare chromosome 6H, MorexV3_pseudomolecules_assembly, whole genome shotgun sequence:
- the LOC123402769 gene encoding uncharacterized protein LOC123402769 isoform X1, whose protein sequence is MAGSLLVHLFLLILFAPSLRAATNATAVVSRIAFGSCANQSAPQPVWEAIVGFDPQVFIWLGDNVYGDNKRPFRVFGRERTVGPWRNVPRFYPATEEELRGKYELAKANPGYAKLRERARVIGTWDDHDYGLNDAGKEYSGKEFSQRLLLDFLDEAEDSSRRKQAGVYASYMFGPEGKRVKVIMLDTRYHREPLLSDGTILGDPQWQWLERELHGPPSEMTIIGSSIQVVSNLSATTGPLFYVESWARFPRERERLFRLIDSSKRNGVLFISGDVHFGEIARFDCGAQYPLYDITSSGLTQSVENSVPAVLQSVMRLLAWLTPTPMRVFSPNCRHKSCSYGQPNFGAIEIDWNAVPSWVKIELRDLQGNSVDGVEFPISELKPSNAHANKKEGHSFEAHCSLETELSWLVRYRLALLFFGTIAVFVVVLVLLVIACCSATKMFTRKCKMA, encoded by the exons ATGGCCGGTTCCCTGCTCGTCCATCTCTTCCTTCTCATCCTGTTCGCCCCCTCCCTCCGCGCCGCCACCAACGCCACCGCCGTGGTCTCCAGGATCGCATTTGGTTCCTGCGCTAACCAGAGCGCGCCCCAG CCCGTGTGGGAGGCGATCGTGGGGTTCGACCCGCAGGTCTTCATCTGGCTCGGGGACAACGTCTACGGGGACAACAAGCGCCCGTTCCGGGTGTTCGGGAGGGAGCGGACGGTGGGGCCCTGGAGGAACGTGCCGCGGTTCTACCCGGCCACCGAGGAGGAGCTGCGCGGGAAGTACGAGCTGGCCAAGGCCAACCCGGGGTACGCCAAGCTGAGGGAGAGGGCTAGG GTCATTGGAACATGGGATGACCATGATTACGGATTGAATGATGCAGGAAAGGAATATAGTGGAAAAGAGTTCTCCCAAAGGCTTCTATTAGATTTCTTGGATGAAGCTGAAGACAGTTCACG GAGGAAACAAGCAGGTGTTTATGCCTCATACATGTTTGGTCCCGAAGGAAAACGTGTAAAG GTAATAATGTTGGACACCAGATATCACAGAGAGCCACTCTTAAGTGATGGAACTATACTTGGAGATCCTCAGTGGCAGTGGCTGGAGAGGGAGCTACATGGTCCCCCCTCAGAGATGACCATCATTGGATCTTCAATTCAG GTGGTATCCAATCTTTCTGCCACCACTGGACCTTTGTTCTATGTGGAGTCGTGGGCACGCTTTCCGAGGGAAAGAGAACGGCTGTTTAGACTGATCGATAGCAGTAAG AGAAATGGGGTCTTATTTATTAGTGGTGATGTTCATTTTGGAGAAATTGCTCGTTTTGACTGTGGTGCTCAATATCCATTGTATGATATTACCTCAAGTGGTCTTACCCAGTCTGTCGAGAATTCTGTACCAGCAGTACTTCAATCTGTCATGAGACTTCTGGCTTGGCTGACACCAACCCCCATGCGAGTCTTCAGCCCTAACTGTCGTCACAAATCATGCTCATATG GTCAGCCAAATTTTGGAGCAATCGAGATAGATTGGAATGCAGTTCCTTCATGGGTTAAAATTGAACTAAGAGATTTACAGGGCAATTCGGTTGATGGTGTGGAGTTCCCTATATCTGAGCTGAAGCCATCAAATGCGCATGCAAACAAAAAAGAAGGGCATTCTTTTGAAGCACATTGTAGTCTTGAAACAGAGCTTTCATGGCTGGTACGGTACCGCCTTGCGCTGCTGTTCTTTGGCACCATTGCCG TTTTTGTCGTTGTGTTGGTGCTTCTCGTAATCGCCTGCTGTTCAGCTACTAAAATGTTCACTAGGAAGTGCAAGATGGCATAG
- the LOC123402769 gene encoding uncharacterized protein LOC123402769 isoform X2, with translation MAGSLLVHLFLLILFAPSLRAATNATAVVSRIAFGSCANQSAPQPVWEAIVGFDPQVFIWLGDNVYGDNKRPFRVFGRERTVGPWRNVPRFYPATEEELRGKYELAKANPGYAKLRERARVIGTWDDHDYGLNDAGKEYSGKEFSQRLLLDFLDEAEDSSRRKQAGVYASYMFGPEGKRVKVIMLDTRYHREPLLSDGTILGDPQWQWLERELHGPPSEMTIIGSSIQVVSNLSATTGPLFYVESWARFPRERERLFRLIDSKKWGLIY, from the exons ATGGCCGGTTCCCTGCTCGTCCATCTCTTCCTTCTCATCCTGTTCGCCCCCTCCCTCCGCGCCGCCACCAACGCCACCGCCGTGGTCTCCAGGATCGCATTTGGTTCCTGCGCTAACCAGAGCGCGCCCCAG CCCGTGTGGGAGGCGATCGTGGGGTTCGACCCGCAGGTCTTCATCTGGCTCGGGGACAACGTCTACGGGGACAACAAGCGCCCGTTCCGGGTGTTCGGGAGGGAGCGGACGGTGGGGCCCTGGAGGAACGTGCCGCGGTTCTACCCGGCCACCGAGGAGGAGCTGCGCGGGAAGTACGAGCTGGCCAAGGCCAACCCGGGGTACGCCAAGCTGAGGGAGAGGGCTAGG GTCATTGGAACATGGGATGACCATGATTACGGATTGAATGATGCAGGAAAGGAATATAGTGGAAAAGAGTTCTCCCAAAGGCTTCTATTAGATTTCTTGGATGAAGCTGAAGACAGTTCACG GAGGAAACAAGCAGGTGTTTATGCCTCATACATGTTTGGTCCCGAAGGAAAACGTGTAAAG GTAATAATGTTGGACACCAGATATCACAGAGAGCCACTCTTAAGTGATGGAACTATACTTGGAGATCCTCAGTGGCAGTGGCTGGAGAGGGAGCTACATGGTCCCCCCTCAGAGATGACCATCATTGGATCTTCAATTCAG GTGGTATCCAATCTTTCTGCCACCACTGGACCTTTGTTCTATGTGGAGTCGTGGGCACGCTTTCCGAGGGAAAGAGAACGGCTGTTTAGACTGATCGATAGCA AGAAATGGGGTCTTATTTATTAG